GCGCAACGTCAAGGTCCTCTTCGTCGAGAGCCTCTTCGTCCTCATCTTCTTCTTCGTCATCAAAACGGCTGCTCATGTCGTCATACCCGGCTAGAACCTCATCGGCGGGACCGCTGAGGAGCACGGCCTCATCCCGCTTCGTTGGCATGACGTTCTCAAGGTAGTCAGCAATCACTTCATCGAGAGGGACGTCACTCTGCCGCTGCTGGCCCAGGTACCAGCGGTGTTCAAGGATCTCGTGAAAGACCTGAGCGGGTTCAAGTTTTCCGGAAAGCTCCGGGGGGATCGCATCGATAACATGCTCGTACACGTCGTTGGTCCACGCTCTTGCGACATGCTCAAGGCTCTGACGCCACATGCCGTTCACAGCCCGGTAGGTTTCAATGTCTTCAAGCATTCGTCGCGCTTGAAGCTCCTCTACATCCATGCCCGTCAGACGCATAATTTGACGGTGATAGTGCCCCGCATCAACCACCTTGGGTTGGATGATGAGTCGGTCACCCTCAGGCGCAGAGGTCATAGTTAGCTCACCAACACTGAAGCCTAGCGCGGCAAGCCGATCAATCCGCTCCTGCACGCGCCAGTGCTCGTCAGCATCAATGAGCTCCGCGCCTGTGAGTTCTTCCCACAGCTGGTTGTACCGCTCCTGGATCCTGTTGCCGATCTCGATAGGGTCTTCATCGTCGGGGAGGAAGCCTCCGGCCTGGAGGTCCATGAGCTCGCCGATAATGTTGGTGCGGGCAAGATCAACATCGTAGTTTCGTTGGCCGTCAGTCAGTTTTGTCTGTAAATCACCGGTCTCGGCATCCACCAGGTAGGCAGAATAGGAACCCGCATCGCGCCGAAACAGAGTGTTGGAGAGCGAGACGTCACCCCAATAGAAACCCAGTAGGTGCAGGCGAACCAAGAGCACGGCGAGGGCGTCCAATAGTCGACCGACCGTCTCAGCCGTAATTTTCCTGCTGAACAGCGCCCTGTACGGAAGCGAGAACTCGAGGTGCTCAGTGACGAGCACCGCGTTCAGTTCGTCACCCTGCGCGTTTCTACGTCCGGTGACAACCGCTGTCGGCTGGACCGATGGCGCCTCCATACGTGACAGATCACGCAGCATTTCGTACTCGTGGTACGCAACGCTCTCACCAATCTCTTTTACGGCAATAACCCTGCCTGACAGGTTCACAAACCGGACGACATGCCGAGAAATACCTCGGGGAAGAGCAGCTAAGACGTCCTCGGGCCACTCTTCAAGGGGAATATCCCACGGCAATTCCAGCAACGCAGGATCCACGTTGGCAGCAGTGATCTGCATACTCTTTGGCACAGCACCCCCCTTCCAGTTCAGCAAACCTAGAACATAGTAGCGGCATACGCTGCATACAACGAAGGGCCGAGGAAAACCCCGACCCTTCGCCTAATGCAATACGCGGAAACTACTATGCCGGCAGGCGGACACCCGTCGCATGGGAGAAGCAGTGCTGCTGACCCTCAATGATCTCTACGCGCATGTTCGAACCTGCAACCGGTGCCGAGTTCGGAGCCACGCGCACCACGATCTGCTGTGCGCCAACATCAACAATGCCCTCACCGGTTCCTGCAAGGTGAGCGTAAACGTAGGCGTCTGATCCCAGCTCTTCAACCAGGTCCACAACGATCGGGATTCCGGTGGTCGAGTTGTTGTCGATTGGACGCAACCCTTCAGGACGGAAACCAACAACAATCTTGCCGTCATCCTCTGGCGTTACTGCTGCCAGGGTTGCTGCCGATAGCGGAACGACTGCACCAGCAAGCTTGGCGTGGGTGCCTTCAATGGTGAAGGTGGCCAAGTTCATGGCTGGTGAGCCAATGAAGCCTGCAACGAACCTGTTGGCCGGCTCGTCATACATTTCACGAGGGGTGCCAACCTGCTGAAGCAAGCCATCCTTCATGACAGCGATACGGTCACCCATGGTGAGGGCTTCCGTCTGGTCGTGGGTGACGTAGACGGTTGTTACACCGAGCGAACGCTGTAGCGACGCAATCTGCGTACGCGTCTGGACACGGAGCTTCGCGTCAAGGTTCGACAGCGGCTCATCCATCAGGAAGACCTGGGGCTTACGAACGATTGCGCGTCCCATTGCAACACGCTGACGCTGACCACCGGAGAGCGCCTTTGGCTTGCGCTCCAAGTAGGGCTCAAGGTCAAGAATCTTCGCGGCCTCATCAACGCGCTTCTTGATTTCCGCCTTGGGTTCACCAGCAATTTTCAGAGCAAAGCCCATGTTGTCACGCACGGTCATGTGCGGGTACAGGGCGTAGTTCTGGAAAACCATCGCGATGTCGCGGTTCTTGGGCTGAACGTCCGTTACATCACGGTCGCCAATGAAGATGCGTCCGGAGTTTACGTCTTCGAGTCCGGCCAGCATACGAAGTGAGGTTGACTTGCCACAGCCCGAGGGACCAACTAGAACCAGGAACTCGCCATCCGCGATTTCGAGATTCAGCTTGTCAACAGCCGGGTGGTCAGATCCGGGGTAGATTCGCGTCGCGTGATCAAAAGTTACACTTGCCATTTTTCCTCCACCGGCAGGTACGTGCCGGACGATCCTTAGTAGAGATTCTTTAGTGTCGACTTCGGCACTAGGACCCGCAACGGTGCGCACGTGGTCCGCTTGGTACTTTAGCACGCACCGCTCTCAGTCCGTCCTAAGATTGATCAAATGGTGGCGCACAATGCAGTTTCCGCGCAGGGAGATGGTCCTGAGCAGGGTTCAGGCTGGGTTGGCGGCTACCTGTTACGGACTGAGATCGGTCGTGGTGGAACTGGCACGGTCTGGTCTGCCGAGGACGGGGGCGGCAACCGTGTGGCACTAAAGCTCCTCCATCCTTCCCTTGCCTCCACGGAGGAAGCGCGACTCAGACTCCTTCGCGAGGCCCGTCTTGTCAACCAAGTCCGCTCACCTCGCGTGGCGCGCGTCCTCGACGTCGAGGCCGATGCATACGCCCCTTTTGTCGTAACCGAGTTGATTGAGGGCCCAACTCTAGAGAGCGAACTACGCAGGCTCTCCTACAACCCTGCCGACGCAGCACAGCTCGGTAGCGAACTTGCAGATGCACTCGACTCAATCCACGTCGCGGGCATCGCACACCGTGACCTCAAGCCTTCAAACGTAATCCTCACGTCAACGGGCCCAACACTCATTGATTTTGGGATTGCTCACGGCGAGGGTGACAACCACCTGACACAGACCGGTTCAATCACCGGAACCCCGGGCTATGTTGCCCCCGAGCTTCTTGCCACGGCGAAGCCCTCGCTCGAGCACCTGCAGAATGGCGATTGGTTTGCCTGGGCGGCCACCCTGCTCAAGGCAACCACTGGCCGTCCACCCTTTGGCACGGGGCGGACCGACGCGATCCTTCAGAGAGTATTTGAAGGTCGACCCGACACCGAGGGGCTAAGCGATCAGATTGCGCAAGCCTTTCTCTGGGCACTGAGGCCTGATGCTGATGAAAGGCTGGCACCGGATGACCTGCTGCGTTGCCTCCAAGGTGCGCGCCTGGTGTTTCCTGACGCGCCTGTCACCCCGGGTAGCGACAACCTGGAAGCGACGGCCATCGAGTCGCCCCCTATCACCTTGGCTCCAGTGCCCACCCTCATGCCCGACGACTCTCCCTACGCCGTCCCTCCCACGGCTCTGATAGATCTGGTAAATCCCCCACCAACAGGTCCGAGCGGAACTCTGGGTCTGCTTCTGACAGTCGGCTCTGTGGGATCCCTCGCGTGGCTTCCCGCATTTTGGCACCTCCAGGGTTTGCTCGTCCTGGTGGGGATCCTCGCTACACTTCAGGTCGTCGGAGCCCTGGCGGTGAACGCTTGGCAACGGAGGGCCCACCGCGCTCGAGGATCTGGGCAGCGAGCATTTGTTGTCGCTGTGACCACCCCATGGCGGGCCGTGACCGCCCTCGTTTCATTGCTGCCGGGCCTCCTCGCAGGCGCACTCGTGGCATACGTCACCGGCCTCGTCCAACAGCAGGCCTACGCTGGGATCTGGGATCCGCTTGGACCACTGGGCTGGTTCGGCGCCGACGCAGCGGCCTGGGTGGCGGGTGAGGTGCTCGTGTGGGTGGCGTTTGTTCTCGGTATCACGGTCTGCTGGCTGATCCCGTCCTCGTACACAATGAGAGTCGGCCTACGGTCGGGACTCAACTCGGTTTCCAAGCGACCTGCACTTCGCTGGTTGATGGGGCTCACTGTGGCCTTAATCGCCCTCGTCGGCCTGACGATCGCAGCGAATATCTAACAGATCTTTGCCGCACAGGTACGCCTGGGATTACGGCACGTCGGTCGACCCCGGCCATTGTCTCCAGCCGCGCTGACTTCCCCCTTATTTCATCCACAGCGAACCTGAGACCCTGGTGAAATCGGGGATGCCCGGTATTCTGACTAGCAGAATTAGTTGAGGCTTCAATAAGGGGAGAGACCCAATGGCTAAAAAGAACGCGTCGCAGGTTGATGGTGGAACTCGCGACAAGGCAAAGCAGTTGCGCGAAGCCCAGGCGAAATCGGATCAACGGACCAGGAACATCATCATTGCCCTGGTGGTCGTACTGATTGCCGCGATCACCATCGCCATTGTTTTTGTGGTTGTCAACCGGCCCACACCTGAGAGCGCCGCAGAGGGACTTCCCGAACAGTTCCGTGAAGGTCAGCCCATTGTCGTTTCGTCCGAGGGCGTTGGCGTCTCCAATCCGGATGCAGAAGACCTCACCTTCTACTTTGACTACACGTGCGGTGCCTGCACCCAGCTTGAGATGGCGCTCCGCCCCCACCTGACCGACACCGCCCAAGCCGGTGACTACAACCTTCTAATGCAGCCTGTCATCACTTCAGGTGGTGCTTACAACGTGGCGGCGACCGCCGGCGCTCTGGTCGTGGCAGCGGGAGCTCCGGACTTGTTCCTAGAGTTCCAGGACGCACTGACTGACCGCTTCTATGAGGCCGCAACCTCTGAGGACACGTTCTACCAGGATCTTGATGCTTCCCGGGAACAGGTTGCGGAGATCGCCCGCGGAGTCGGCGTCTCTGAAGACCTCATCGCAACTTTTGATACGGACGCGGCTCAGGGCTACTTGACGACCGCGACAAACACCTGGGTAGCAGCCGATATCCAGGACCGCACCCAGGTCGCGACCCCCGAGTTCGTTGCTCACAACAAGAACATCACTCTCACCGGGGACACAGCCGAGGCCGTCATTGCGGAACTCTTGACTGCTGTGAGTGGCAGCTAACGCATCGGAGGTAGAACTTGCGTCCGAGCTCATAAACACGCGGTTCAAGGGTCCCAATATCGTGTGACCAGCAAGTCCTACACCTGTGACCCGCAGATCCTCCGCCTGTGACCAGCGACTCACACTCCATGTGCCCCACGGTTTTGACGGGGCGGCCGCATTCAGGCAGACTTATCTGCGCGCCGCCTTAGCTCAGTTGGTAGAGCAGTTGCCTTGTAAGCATCAGGTCATCGGTTCGAGTCCGATAGGCGGCTCCATCCATGCCAGCAGGGACGCGCCTCTTCCTTCGTGGGCGGCCCACTGCTTCCTCGCTCCGCCCGCTCTTTGCACGGTCCGCCCGCTCCCTCCTCCGAAATGTATACGTGGGGACGAGATGTGCCTCTGGGGTACGTACCCCAGACATGCATTTCGCCCCCACGTATACATTTGGGACTGTCGCGCAAAACGTCGGCTGTAACGAAGCAGCCTTGGGAGAGTCCAGCCCGAAGTCGGCAAGCGGGCTAGGAGCCTAGGACGCTAGGACGACGTGCCTGTCTTGGAGGCTGGAGCGGCAGCCTTAGCCGCCGAAGCAGCAAGCACGCGATCAGGAAAAGCCGAGCGGTCAATCACCGCTGAGCCTGCGCGCGTTGCAACAGGATCGTGGAGCTCGACCCCGGGGTCGACCTTCTGCGTGGGGTCACTGCGACGCTTCGAGTCCAAGCCGTAGATGATCACGCCGATCACGAACACACCAGCCGCGATCACCAGCACCTTCCACGTCAGGGAGAAGAACAGGTACGAGGACGCTGCCAGCGCTAGGAGCGACAGGATCCACCGGGCAGCGCCCTTGAGTTGGAACGCGCCGTCCCCGGACGGCATGTTCTTCAGCTTCAGCACAGCAAGGATGGTTGGCACGTACTGGACTGCACTGGCACAAACGACACACGAGGCTAGGAAGACGTACGAACCAGTCGTGAGCATTCCGCACGCAAGAACAGCGGTGACGATAATCGCCACCGAGGGCGCTCCATGCTTGTTTGTCTTACCCATGTAAGCAGGCAACAGCTTGTGTTCATTGGCCAGAGAGGCCGCAAGAACCGGCACCTCAAAAGAGCATGCAAAAGCAACGCCAAACACGGCAACTGCGGTACCAGCAATGACCAGGTAGTACGCCCATTCGCCGAGGGTGTGCTGCATAGCGGTTGCAACCGGCGTTGCGGACTTTGCCGTGTCACTACCAAGGATCCCGACGGTGACCGTCTGGATCAGCAGATAAACCACCGTAACCAAGACAATAACGATGACAAGAGCCTTCGAGAGGTTCTTCTGCGGATTCCTCATCTTGTTACCGGCAATGGTGAGGAATGAGAATCCAGCGAAAAGGTAGAAGGTGATGCCGTAGGCCGTCCCTACCGCACCCATTCCCTCACCAAAGTCCTTGATCGTGTCGGGAACAAGTGGCTTGAAGTTCGCCATCTTCAACGCAAATGCCCCTGCGATAACAAAGAAAGCGGCCGTAGCGATCTTCGTTGCTGAGGAAATACTGTTGACCAGCTGGGAGAGTTTGGGTCCAAACCAGTTGATGGCGCCAAGTAGAACGATCACTGCGGCGCCGATTCCTACCGCAACCCAATGGTTCTTCAGAGCCGGCACCGAGTCGCGGAAGATTCGAATCAAAGCGGCGACCTCAGTTGAGATTGTGGCAAGCCCGGCAAACCAGACAAAGATCCCCACTTGGAATCCCGTGAAGCGGCCCCAAGCGTTGTAACAGTACAGCCATGCACCGCCGTTGCCGGTAACTTTCCCAGCCAGGTCCGCGTAGCAGAACACGATGAACAGTGTCGCAATCCCCGCCGCCAAGAGCGCTGCAAGTCCGAGGGCGAATCCCGCATCATGATAGATCTGCTGGGGAAGGAGGAAGGCACCAGAGCCGATGATCCCGTTGATACCCAGAAGAATGATCGCAAGCAAACCCATTTTTCCTGCCGACGAAGTGGCTGTCGATCCACCTCCACCCGCTACCGTCGAGCCGACAGGTTGCGCAAAGCTCACTATTCTCGGAGTGTTCATTCTGGGTCCTCTGGTTTCGATGGTCTCGACGCGGGCAACTCAAATATCCGGCTAAGAGGTTAGTCTCCATCGGCGGTCTGCACCTGTTGAATCATTTGTTCTGCTGCACGGGAAAGCCTGGCTCGAATGCCGCGGTAGGGTGGGGACATGATTTGGTTACTTATGTTCCTCCTTGTGCTCTGGGTTATCCTCGCGATTCTTGGCTTCGTCGTCAAGGGCCTGATGTGGTTGGCTTGGGTCGCGATCATCCTTGTTGTGATCACGTTGATTATTGGCTTCGTTGCAGGGATTTTCAGTGGGGGTGGCGAGTAAATAGTCTCTCCAGTCGCGCGGCAGTGTGCCTAAGCCCAAAGCGAATGACCCCGCAGTTGGCACACACTTCTGCAAGACTTGGTAATGTTCGCGCCAATTGTTGCCATGACTTTTTCGTCTCAAGCGCTTTGGCCTACTTGTAGCTAGGAGACATAGCAAATGTCTGCAGATTTAACCTCAACCTTGGGTTCATTCGTGCGTTCCGAGTCCGGCAAGACCACAGAGAACTCAACCCCAGCCGAGTTCTGGGCGGGCCTCTCCAGCCTTGTCGTGAACAAGATTGCTGATGACTGGAATGCAACGACGGAGCTGTACCGGGCGGGACGACAGGAACACTACTTCTCGGCCGAGTTCCTTGAGGGTAGGGCCCTTCTCAACAACCTCGTCAATCTCGATATGCTTGAGGAAGCCTCCGAAGCCGCTGCCGCTCTCGGCCAGGAGTTAACCGCGGTTCTCGAGGCCGAACATGACGCCGCTCTTGGCAATGGGGGTCTGGGCCGCCTGGCAGCCTGCTTCCTGGACTCGTGCGCTACCATGGACCTTCCGGTCACCGGCTACGGAATCCTCTACCGCTACGGACTGTTCAAGCAGACCATCGATGATGGCTTCCAGAACGAGCACCCCGACCCCTGGATGGAAGAAGGCTACCCCTTTGTAATCCGCCGCGAGGAAGAAGCGAAACTGGTCGACTTCGCCGACATGCACTTACGGGCCATCCCCTACGACATGCCGATCATTGGCTACGGCACCAAGAACGTCAACACACTTCGCCTGTGGAAGTCTGAACCCATTGAAGAGTTCGACTATGACGCCTTCAACTCACAACGCTTCACCGACGCCATCGTTGAGCGCGAACGCGTCGCCGACCTTTGCCGCGTTCTCTACCCGAATGACACCACCTATGAGGGCAAGGTATTGCGTGTTCGTCAGCAGTACTTCTTTGTCTCAGCCTCGCTGCAGACCATCATCGAGAAGTACAAGGCGACCTATGGTGACGATTTCTCAAAGTTCGGCGAGCTTAACTCCGTCCAGCTAAACGACACTCACCCCGTCCTCGCCATTCCCGAGCTGATGCGCCTACTCATGGATGATGAGGGACTCGGATGGGATGAAGCCTGGGAAATCGTTCAAGAGACGTTCGCTTACACTAACCACACGGTACTCACAGAAGCCCTGGAAACTTGGGAGATCTCAATCTTCCAGCAGCTTTTCCCCCGCATCCTCGAGATCATTTACGAAATCAACCGTCGCTTCTACGAAGAGCTCCGGGCCTTGGGCCTTGACTACGCAACCATTGACTCGATTGCTCCCGTCTCAGGCGGCCGCGTCCACATGGCGTGGATCGCGTGCTACGCCTCTTTCTCAATCAACGGAGTCGCGGCGCTGCATACAGAAATCCTCAAGAAGGACACTCTCAAGGAGTGGTACGCACTCTGGCCAGAACGCTTCAACAACAAGACCAACGGTGTCACCCAACGCCGCTGGCTCAAGAGCTGTAACCCCCGATTGGCTGCGCTCCTGACACGCGAACTTGGCTCTGATGCCTGGGTTACCGACCTCGACCAGCTGCGAACGTTGCTCCCCAAGGCTGATGATGATGCCCTCATGCGTGAGCTAATGGCAATCAAGCACGACAATAAGGTTGACTTCGCGGAGTGGCTTGAGAATCGTCAGGGGGAGCAGATCCCCACCGACGCAATCTACGATGTGCAAATCAAACGCCTCCACGAGTACAAGCGCCAGTTGCTCAACGCCATGTACATCTTGGATCTCTACTACCGACTCAAGGACGACCCGAGTCTTGACGTGACGCCCCGCGTCTTTATTTTCGGTGCGAAATCCGCCCCGGGCTACCGTCGTGCTAAGGCGATCATCAAGCTAATCAACGAGGTCGGGCGTATCGTCAATAATGATCCCGACATGAAGGGGCGCCTCGCCGTTGTGTTCGTGGAGAACTACAACGTCACCCCAGCCGAACACATCATTCCGGCGGCCGATGTTTCCGAGCAGATCTCAACGGCTGGCAAGGAAGCGTCAGGCACCTCGAACATGAAGTTCATGATGAATGGCGCCCTCACCTTGGGCACGCTGGATGGGGCCAATGTGGAGATTGTTGATTCGGTTGGTTACGACAACGCCTACATCTTTGGTGCTCGTGAAGAAGAACTCGCAGAACTGCAGGCAAACTACCGCCCTCGCGACCTCTATGAGACGGTGCCGGGCCTGAAGCGCGTCCTCGACGCCTTCGTCGACGGAACCCTACAAGATGGTGGCAACGGTGACTTCCACGACCTGCTGTGGTCGCTGTTGGATGGCACGACTTGGGATCCGGCTGACCCCTACTATCTGCTGGGCGACTTTGAGGACTACCGCCAGACGCGCGACCGTATGGCCGAGGACTACCGTGACCAGTTGGCATGGGCACGCATGTGCTGGGTGAACATCTGCGAATCGGGCCGGTTCTCTTCGGACCGCACCATCGAGGACTACGCCGAACACGTATGGAAGATCAAGCCAGAACCGGTGAAGTAGCCTAGACAAGTAAGAAGCACTGAGGGGCCCTGCCAGAAAATGGTGGGGCCCCTCACCCTTTAGCCACCAACTTCACCTCATCCCAAACTCCCGCGGACCGAGCGCGTCACCGTGAACTTCGCGTTGCGTCCCAGCTGCACCGTTTGGCCAATCACGCGTTCGAGGGCGCGGCGGTGGGGCAGGTGAGAGTTGAAGACCGTCAGCATCACCCCGTCTGGTTTTAGAACGCGCGCGGCCTCGACAAACATCGCGTCCGATGCCGCCGTGGTGATCGCTGCTTCCGAGTGGAATGGCGGGTTGCAAACCACCAGGTCAACCGAGGCATCGGGCTGCTGAGAGAGGCCGTGATCACGGCGAATTTCAACTCGCCCGTCGAACTTGTCGAGGCCGTTGCGGCGGATTGTCGCCCTCGTCGATGCCGCCGCGGCGGCGGAGCGATCTGTGGCAATGACGTGGTAATCGGGGTGAGCACGCAGCAGCGCGGCGGTCAGTAGCCCTGTGCCGCACCCCAGGTCCACTGCCACGAGCTCAGCGCCCTCGGCTCCCTCAGGGAGGTTGACGCGATCCTCAAGAAACGGGATGAGGAACCGGGTACCAATATCAACCTTGCCTGAAGCAAATGACCCCGGTGTGGAACACACCCATAGGTCGAGATCAGGATCGTAGTGCTCGCTAAGGTGGGACTCTCGCGACTGCGCCGCGTTCCCGGCCTCAGGCTCACCTCCGCCCTCGCATTCACGCTCGGTATCCGCCACCACGCCCTCGTAAAAAGGTAGCGGATCTGCGGCGATCAGCGCGCGTGACTTTTGGCGTGCCAGTGAGGCAGTCGCGGAGCCAAAGTGCCGCTCAAGAACTTCATTCATCGCCCGCGTCATGTGCTTCACTCGCCCCCCGGCAAATACCTGTACCGACGGGTCTGCGTAGTGGGACACCAGGTGGGCCCAGTGTTCCAGCTGCCGCAGGTCCTTTGGAAGCTGCATGAGGACGACTTGCGCCCGGTCAAACAACGACGCATCGAGATCGCGGTTGTCATAAGAATCCGCAGGTAAGCCCAACTCGGCGCCAAGCCGCTCCCAGTTGGTCGCCAACGCCAACTCTGACGTGTAGGAGTCCTGATGAACCCGGATTTGTCTGACCCCAAGTGCCGCAGCCCCCAGGGTGAGCGCGCCGTAACGGTCACCAACCACGACAACACTCCCCGGGGAGGCTTCCGCAATCGCGGGTGTGGCAAGGTCGAGCAGGAGCCTGTCGGAAGCGTCGGCAGCAAACAGGTTTGGGGCTTCAATATCGGGGGTGCGACGCAGTTTCTCAAAGGGGAAGGTCGCCAAGTTCATCACCCCAGCCTAGCGCTACACACAACCTTGACGCAGGTCAAGGCGCAAGTGCCGTAGCCGCGGTGAAATGGAGCCATGACAAAGAAGATTACCCTCACAACCAGCCAGTTCACCTGCCCTTCCTGCGTGGCAAAGATTGAAAAAACACTTGACCGCTCCCCCGGTGTTCTTGACGTCAAGGTCAAGTTCACTTCCAACAAGGTTGACGCAACCATCGACGAGGACGTTACCGACGTGCAGAAAGTAGCCGACCTGGTTGCAGCACTTGGCTACCAGGTGCTGAAGACACGGGTGCGCTGAGATGCTCCTAGACGTCCTGCTCATTGCCGCCAGTGTCGCGTTTGGCATACCCATTGCCATTCGCGCCTGGCGGGCACTGCGGCTCCGCACCTGGTCAATCGACCTGCTGGTGACGATCGCAATCATCGGCGGGATCGCCATCGGCGACTACCTAGAGTCTGCCGTGGTTGGTTTCCTTTTCCTCTTCGGGGCCTGGCTTGAAGGGCGCACCCTTGCGAAGGCACGGCGCTCTATCCAGGGACTCATCGATCTAAGTCCGACCACGGCGACCGTGGTGCGGGGTGGTGAGAGAGTCGAGGTGGAGGCCGACGACATCGAGGTCGGTGACGTCCTCGTCATTACAACCGGTGAGCGGATTGGTGCCGACGGGGTGATCGTCGCTGGTAGCGCCAGCATCAACGAGGCCTCAATCACGGGCGAGTCAGCCCCGGCCTTCAAGGAAGTTGGATCCGACGTCCACGCCGCAACCATTGTGGAAAGTGGCTACCTTGAGGTTCGGGCAACGCAAGTTGGGGACGAAACCACCTTCGGACGCATCGTTGAACTTGTTGAGGACTCCTTGGAATCCCGCACCCGTGGAGCGAGATTCCTGGACAGGTTTGCTCAGTACTACACGCCCGCGATCCTGGTGGGGGCGGTCGCACTGTTCGCATTCACCGGCGATCTAGAGAAGGCTCTGGTCTTCCTCGTGATCGCATGCCCGGGCGCCCTGGTCATCTCGGTTCCCGTGGCAGCGGTCGCTGGCCTTGGCAACGTGGCCCGCAATGGCGTTCTCATCAAGAACGGGGAGGCTTTAGAGGCATTGGCTCGAGCCGACACGCTTGCCATTGACAAGACGGGAACCCTCACCTTCGGCCAGCCCACGGTGACGACAGTACACGTCGATAACGCCAACTTGGACGAGGACGCCCTGCTCACACTAGCTGCGTCTGTAGAAACCTCCAGTGAACACCACCTGGGCCGAGCGGTTGTGGCGCAGGCTGCGGCACAGGGACTCCTTCTGGAAATCCCAACCGATGTCGAAGTCGTAAGTGGGCGCGGCATAGCGGCACATGTTGGACCCCGTCGCGTTCACATTGGGAACTACGACTATCTCGGCACGGAGGGCACCGCCATCGGGGCTGGCCCATTGCGAACCGTGCAGACTCTGGAGGAGGCTGGCCAGACCGTTCTACTGGTCGCCGTTGACGGCCTCTACGTGGGCTTCATCGCCATCACCGATGCCATCAGGCCAGAAGCGGCCACCTCCATCGATCATCTCAAGAAATCAGGCCTACGTAACGTGGTGCTGCTGACGGGAGATAACGAGGGCGCCGCTCATTCAGTTGCAGAGCAAGCCGGGATACCCCAGTGGCATGCCCGCATGCTGCCCCACGACAAGGCCGAACACGTTCGAGGACTTCAAGAAGAAGGCGCTCGCGTCGTCATGGTTGGTGACGGTGTTAACGATGCCCCTGCTCTAGCCACCGCAAGCGTCGGGGTGGCCATGGGACAGTCGGGAACTGATATCTCTATGGAGACGGCCTCGGTGGTTCTTCTTGGCGATCGCCTTGACCAGTTAGCGCACGCCTCCAGCGTCTCCCGCTCTACTTTGCGGATCATGAAGCAGAATACGGCGATTGCTCTAGGCACAGTCTTCGCCCTCATCGTGGCCGTTCTGCTTGGCGCCCTCGGGCTGGCTGGAGGAATGTTCATCCATGAAGCCAGTGTCCTGTTGGTTATCCTGAATGCACTGCGCCTGTCCGGAAAGAAGAAGGAAGGGATCCCCACTCATGACGCCCACCAGTCACTCGTGCGTGTCTAAGGTTCCCCTCTTTGCGACTCTGGGGCCACGCCAACAACTCGAGGTCGCACGGTTTGCCAATGCCGTCTCACGGAAGGCGGGCGAGACACTTCAGGCCCCTGGTGATGCGGACCCAGTGCTGATGGTGGTACACACGGGTGC
This genomic stretch from Schaalia sp. JY-X169 harbors:
- a CDS encoding glycogen/starch/alpha-glucan phosphorylase; protein product: MSADLTSTLGSFVRSESGKTTENSTPAEFWAGLSSLVVNKIADDWNATTELYRAGRQEHYFSAEFLEGRALLNNLVNLDMLEEASEAAAALGQELTAVLEAEHDAALGNGGLGRLAACFLDSCATMDLPVTGYGILYRYGLFKQTIDDGFQNEHPDPWMEEGYPFVIRREEEAKLVDFADMHLRAIPYDMPIIGYGTKNVNTLRLWKSEPIEEFDYDAFNSQRFTDAIVERERVADLCRVLYPNDTTYEGKVLRVRQQYFFVSASLQTIIEKYKATYGDDFSKFGELNSVQLNDTHPVLAIPELMRLLMDDEGLGWDEAWEIVQETFAYTNHTVLTEALETWEISIFQQLFPRILEIIYEINRRFYEELRALGLDYATIDSIAPVSGGRVHMAWIACYASFSINGVAALHTEILKKDTLKEWYALWPERFNNKTNGVTQRRWLKSCNPRLAALLTRELGSDAWVTDLDQLRTLLPKADDDALMRELMAIKHDNKVDFAEWLENRQGEQIPTDAIYDVQIKRLHEYKRQLLNAMYILDLYYRLKDDPSLDVTPRVFIFGAKSAPGYRRAKAIIKLINEVGRIVNNDPDMKGRLAVVFVENYNVTPAEHIIPAADVSEQISTAGKEASGTSNMKFMMNGALTLGTLDGANVEIVDSVGYDNAYIFGAREEELAELQANYRPRDLYETVPGLKRVLDAFVDGTLQDGGNGDFHDLLWSLLDGTTWDPADPYYLLGDFEDYRQTRDRMAEDYRDQLAWARMCWVNICESGRFSSDRTIEDYAEHVWKIKPEPVK
- a CDS encoding cation-translocating P-type ATPase, producing MLLDVLLIAASVAFGIPIAIRAWRALRLRTWSIDLLVTIAIIGGIAIGDYLESAVVGFLFLFGAWLEGRTLAKARRSIQGLIDLSPTTATVVRGGERVEVEADDIEVGDVLVITTGERIGADGVIVAGSASINEASITGESAPAFKEVGSDVHAATIVESGYLEVRATQVGDETTFGRIVELVEDSLESRTRGARFLDRFAQYYTPAILVGAVALFAFTGDLEKALVFLVIACPGALVISVPVAAVAGLGNVARNGVLIKNGEALEALARADTLAIDKTGTLTFGQPTVTTVHVDNANLDEDALLTLAASVETSSEHHLGRAVVAQAAAQGLLLEIPTDVEVVSGRGIAAHVGPRRVHIGNYDYLGTEGTAIGAGPLRTVQTLEEAGQTVLLVAVDGLYVGFIAITDAIRPEAATSIDHLKKSGLRNVVLLTGDNEGAAHSVAEQAGIPQWHARMLPHDKAEHVRGLQEEGARVVMVGDGVNDAPALATASVGVAMGQSGTDISMETASVVLLGDRLDQLAHASSVSRSTLRIMKQNTAIALGTVFALIVAVLLGALGLAGGMFIHEASVLLVILNALRLSGKKKEGIPTHDAHQSLVRV
- a CDS encoding class I SAM-dependent methyltransferase, whose translation is MNLATFPFEKLRRTPDIEAPNLFAADASDRLLLDLATPAIAEASPGSVVVVGDRYGALTLGAAALGVRQIRVHQDSYTSELALATNWERLGAELGLPADSYDNRDLDASLFDRAQVVLMQLPKDLRQLEHWAHLVSHYADPSVQVFAGGRVKHMTRAMNEVLERHFGSATASLARQKSRALIAADPLPFYEGVVADTERECEGGGEPEAGNAAQSRESHLSEHYDPDLDLWVCSTPGSFASGKVDIGTRFLIPFLEDRVNLPEGAEGAELVAVDLGCGTGLLTAALLRAHPDYHVIATDRSAAAAASTRATIRRNGLDKFDGRVEIRRDHGLSQQPDASVDLVVCNPPFHSEAAITTAASDAMFVEAARVLKPDGVMLTVFNSHLPHRRALERVIGQTVQLGRNAKFTVTRSVRGSLG
- a CDS encoding heavy-metal-associated domain-containing protein, whose product is MTKKITLTTSQFTCPSCVAKIEKTLDRSPGVLDVKVKFTSNKVDATIDEDVTDVQKVADLVAALGYQVLKTRVR